One segment of Candidatus Paceibacterota bacterium DNA contains the following:
- the rplX gene encoding 50S ribosomal protein L24, protein MKIKKGDTVKIIAGKDKGKSGKVERVLTDNNKVIIPGLNLFKSHQRPKKQGQKGQMVDKSMPIHISNVMFVDPKSQKPTRIGKRSENGRMKRYAKKSGQLID, encoded by the coding sequence ATAATTGCCGGAAAAGATAAAGGAAAATCGGGAAAAGTTGAAAGGGTTTTAACCGACAACAATAAAGTAATTATCCCGGGCCTTAACTTGTTTAAGTCGCACCAAAGACCAAAAAAACAAGGTCAAAAAGGGCAGATGGTTGATAAAAGTATGCCAATTCATATTTCCAATGTTATGTTTGTGGATCCTAAAAGCCAGAAACCTACAAGAATCGGAAAACGTTCAGAAAATGGCCGAATGAAAAGATATGCCAAAAAAAGCGGGCAATTAATTGATTAG